A genomic region of Metopolophium dirhodum isolate CAU chromosome 1, ASM1992520v1, whole genome shotgun sequence contains the following coding sequences:
- the LOC132934324 gene encoding uncharacterized protein LOC132934324, with protein MQQTWQSNESLVDAWQNWKEFIIFFFIILPIEIIGIIILTVYNGYVFGDHFSKLDENHKIAEYNLFIGSIILIVTNIILLFINYESIHQTRDVRKIKIWLIFHSIGLCIFLITTVNFHIILRYFSVYNEYSDIFMSVLSWLHLMSTILCLSVIFVHYISYKPIASAYRRSLGNGP; from the exons atgcAGCAGACATGGCAGTCGAACGAATCACTGGTGGATGCGTGGCAAAATTGGAAggagttcataatattttttttt ataattttacctattgaaataattggaattataatacttacagtGTATAATGGATATGTGTTTGGTG ATCATTTTTCAAAACTGGATGAAAATCACAAAATAGccgaatacaatttatttattggatCTATAATATTGATCGTGaccaacatcatattattattcatcaactaTGAATCAATACATcaa acTAGGGATGTAAGAAAGATCAAGATATGGCTGATATTCCATTCAATCGGACtttgtatttttctaataaCCACAGTAAACTTCCATATTATATTGAGATATTTTAGTGTATACAATGAATATTCAGATATATTTATGTCTGTCTTAAGTTGGTTACATTTGATGAGTACca ttCTATGTTTGAGTGTAATTTTTGTCCACTACATATCCTACAAACCAATTGCATCAGCTTATCGCCGTAGTCTTGGAAATGGTCCTTAA